In Notamacropus eugenii isolate mMacEug1 chromosome 1, mMacEug1.pri_v2, whole genome shotgun sequence, one genomic interval encodes:
- the RPL7A gene encoding large ribosomal subunit protein eL8, whose translation MPKGKKAKGKKVAPAPAVVKKQEAKKVVNPLFEKRPKNFGIGQDIQPKRDLTRFVKWPRYIRLQRQRSILYKRLKVPPAINQFTQALDRQTATQLLKLAHKYRPETKQDKKQRLLARAEQKAAGKGDIPTKRPPVLRAGVNTVTTLVENKKAQLVVIAHDVDPIELVVFLPALCRKMGVPYCIIKGKARLGRLVHRKTCTSIAFTQVNPEDKGALAKLVEAIKTNYNDRYDEIRRHWGGNVLGPKSVARIAKLEKAKAKELATKLG comes from the exons ATG ccaaAGGGGAAGAAGGCCAAGGGGAAGAAGGTGGCTCCGGCCCCTGCAGTGGTAAAGAAGCAGGAGGCCAAGAAAGTGGTCAATCCTTTGTTTGAGAAACGACCCAAGAACTTTGGCATTG gTCAGGACATCCAGCCCAAAAGGGACCTTACTCGATTTGTCAAATGGCCTCGGTACATCAGACTGCAGCGTCAAAGGTCTATCCTTTATAAACGTTTGAAAGTCCCACCGGCAATTAACCAATTCACCCAAGCTTTGGATCGTCAGACAG CTACTCAGCTGCTTAAACTGGCTCACAAGTATAGACCAGAGACAAAGCAAGATAAGAAACAAAGGCTGCTGGCTCGGGCTGAACAAAAGGCTGCAGGCAAAGGAGACATCCCCACTAAGAGACCACCAGTCCTCAGAGCAG GTGTTAACACTGTTACTACCCTGGTAGAAAACAAGAAAGCACAGTTGGTAGTGATTGCACATGATGTGGACCCCATTGAG CTAGTGGTCTTCCTACCTGCCTTGTGCCGGAAAATGGGGGTTCCTTACTGTATTATCAAAGGTAAAGCCAGACTGGGTCGCTTAGTTCACAGAAAGACCTGCACAAGCATTGCCTTCACACAGGTTAACCC TGAAGATAAGGGAGCTTTGGCTAAGCTGGTAGAAGCCATCAAAACCAATTACAACGACAGATATGATGAG ATCCGTCGTCACTGGGGTGGCAATGTTCTGGGTCCAAAATCAGTGGCTCGTATTGCCAAGCTGGAAAAGGCAAAAGCTAAGGAACTCGCAACCAAATTGGGTTAA
- the SURF1 gene encoding surfeit locus protein 1 isoform X3 yields MELQDLEYRPVKVRGHFDHSKELYILPRTMVDPARESWDSGRMSSTVESGANVVTPFHCTDLGITILVNRGYVPRKRINPDTRQKGQIEDEIDLIGMVRLTETRKPFVPENKPEKNRWHYRDLEAMAKVTGAEPIFIDANFKSTVPGGPIGGQTRVTLRNEHMQYIITWYGLCAATSYMWFKKFVRLP; encoded by the exons ATGGAGCTGCAAGACTTGGAGTATAGGCCTGTGAAGGTCAGGGGGCATTTTGACCACTCCAAGGAACTCTATATCTTGCCCCGAACCATGGTGGACCCTGCTCGAGAGTCCTGGGATTCAGGCCGGATGTCCTCCACAGTGGAAAGTGGTGCTAATGTTGTCACTCCTTTCCACTGTACTGATTTGGG GATCACAATCCTAGTGAATAGAGGATATGTTCCCAGGAAAAGAATAAATCCAGACACTCGGCAGAAAGGCCAG attgagGATGAAATTGACCTGATTGGGATGGTGAGATTGACAGAAACTCGGAAGCCCTTTGTCCCTGAAAATAAACCAGAGAAGAACCGCTGGCATTACCGGGACCTGGAAGCCATGGCAAAAGTCACAGGCGCTGAGCCCATATTCATTGATGCCAACTTCA AAAGCACAGTCCCAGGAGGGCCCATTGGTGGCCAAACAAGAGTAACCCTGAGGAATGAACATATGCAGTACATCATTACTTG GTATGGACTATGTGCAGCAACATCATACATGTGGTTTAAGAAGTTTGTTCGACTACCCTAG
- the SURF1 gene encoding surfeit locus protein 1 isoform X2: MAARLMLVRVLCLRRVPQRRVPPASDLINPFRSSCLGASSLGRWLPGAVWNSSRRSISTAAATAKSEEDLFYKWFLLLIPVTAFGLGTWQVQRRKWKLKLIAELESRVTAEPIPLPADPMELQDLEYRPVKVRGHFDHSKELYILPRTMVDPARESWDSGRMSSTVESGANVVTPFHCTDLGITILVNRGYVPRKRINPDTRQKGQIEDEIDLIGMVRLTETRKPFVPENKPEKNRWHYRDLEAMAKVTGAEPIFIDANFKSTVPGGPIGGQTRVTLRNEHMQYIITWYGLCAATSYMWFKKFVRLP, translated from the exons ATGGCTGCCAGGCTAATGTTGGTTCGGGTTCTCTGTCTGAGGAGGGTCCCGCAACGGCGCGTTCCCCCGGCCTCG GACCTGATTAACCCTTTCCGAAGCAGCTGCCTTGGTGCCTCTTCCCTGGGCCGGTGGCTCCCAG GGGCTGTTTGGAATTCAAGCAGACGTAGCATCTCTACAGCAGCAGCTACTGCTAAATCAGAGGAAGACTTGTTTTATAAGTGGTTCCTATTGCTCATCCCTGTAACCGCCTTTGGCCTAGGAACATGGCAG GTCCAGCGTCGGAAGTGGAAGCTGAAGCTAATTGCAGAGCTGGAATCAAGAGTAACAGCTGAGCCTATCCCTCTGCCTGCAGA TCCTATGGAGCTGCAAGACTTGGAGTATAGGCCTGTGAAGGTCAGGGGGCATTTTGACCACTCCAAGGAACTCTATATCTTGCCCCGAACCATGGTGGACCCTGCTCGAGAGTCCTGGGATTCAGGCCGGATGTCCTCCACAGTGGAAAGTGGTGCTAATGTTGTCACTCCTTTCCACTGTACTGATTTGGG GATCACAATCCTAGTGAATAGAGGATATGTTCCCAGGAAAAGAATAAATCCAGACACTCGGCAGAAAGGCCAG attgagGATGAAATTGACCTGATTGGGATGGTGAGATTGACAGAAACTCGGAAGCCCTTTGTCCCTGAAAATAAACCAGAGAAGAACCGCTGGCATTACCGGGACCTGGAAGCCATGGCAAAAGTCACAGGCGCTGAGCCCATATTCATTGATGCCAACTTCA AAAGCACAGTCCCAGGAGGGCCCATTGGTGGCCAAACAAGAGTAACCCTGAGGAATGAACATATGCAGTACATCATTACTTG GTATGGACTATGTGCAGCAACATCATACATGTGGTTTAAGAAGTTTGTTCGACTACCCTAG
- the SURF1 gene encoding surfeit locus protein 1 isoform X1, producing MQHPAAVVPPTLPETELLTECRFKILFCDLVELWAVWNSSRRSISTAAATAKSEEDLFYKWFLLLIPVTAFGLGTWQVQRRKWKLKLIAELESRVTAEPIPLPADPMELQDLEYRPVKVRGHFDHSKELYILPRTMVDPARESWDSGRMSSTVESGANVVTPFHCTDLGITILVNRGYVPRKRINPDTRQKGQIEDEIDLIGMVRLTETRKPFVPENKPEKNRWHYRDLEAMAKVTGAEPIFIDANFKSTVPGGPIGGQTRVTLRNEHMQYIITWYGLCAATSYMWFKKFVRLP from the exons ATGCAGCATCCCGCAGCCGTAGTTCCCCCGACTCTCCCGGAAACGGAGCTGCTCACTGAGTGTCGTTTCAAGATTCTTTTCTGTGACCTTGTGGAGTTGT GGGCTGTTTGGAATTCAAGCAGACGTAGCATCTCTACAGCAGCAGCTACTGCTAAATCAGAGGAAGACTTGTTTTATAAGTGGTTCCTATTGCTCATCCCTGTAACCGCCTTTGGCCTAGGAACATGGCAG GTCCAGCGTCGGAAGTGGAAGCTGAAGCTAATTGCAGAGCTGGAATCAAGAGTAACAGCTGAGCCTATCCCTCTGCCTGCAGA TCCTATGGAGCTGCAAGACTTGGAGTATAGGCCTGTGAAGGTCAGGGGGCATTTTGACCACTCCAAGGAACTCTATATCTTGCCCCGAACCATGGTGGACCCTGCTCGAGAGTCCTGGGATTCAGGCCGGATGTCCTCCACAGTGGAAAGTGGTGCTAATGTTGTCACTCCTTTCCACTGTACTGATTTGGG GATCACAATCCTAGTGAATAGAGGATATGTTCCCAGGAAAAGAATAAATCCAGACACTCGGCAGAAAGGCCAG attgagGATGAAATTGACCTGATTGGGATGGTGAGATTGACAGAAACTCGGAAGCCCTTTGTCCCTGAAAATAAACCAGAGAAGAACCGCTGGCATTACCGGGACCTGGAAGCCATGGCAAAAGTCACAGGCGCTGAGCCCATATTCATTGATGCCAACTTCA AAAGCACAGTCCCAGGAGGGCCCATTGGTGGCCAAACAAGAGTAACCCTGAGGAATGAACATATGCAGTACATCATTACTTG GTATGGACTATGTGCAGCAACATCATACATGTGGTTTAAGAAGTTTGTTCGACTACCCTAG